A window of the Bos indicus x Bos taurus breed Angus x Brahman F1 hybrid chromosome X, Bos_hybrid_MaternalHap_v2.0, whole genome shotgun sequence genome harbors these coding sequences:
- the AWAT1 gene encoding acyl-CoA wax alcohol acyltransferase 1 has translation MPCFKQPKHFQSLVLLHWPLSYLGMFWILQPLAIYLLFTSWWPLPALYFVWFLLDWKTPEQGGRRSAWVRNWCVWTHIRDYFPISILKTKELSPEHNYLMGVHPHGLLAFGAFCNFCTEATGFLKIFPGITPHLATLSWFFKIPFIRDYLMAKGVCSVSQPAIDYLLSHGTGNLVGIVVGGVGEALQSVPNTTMLILQKRKGFVRMALQHGAHLVPTYTFGETEVYDQVLFHKDSRMYKFQSYFRQILGFYFCIFYGRGFRQGSTGLLPYPLPIVTVVGEPLPLPKIEKPSQEMVDKYHALYKKALTKLFDQHKTQYGCPETQKLLFL, from the exons ATGCCTTGTTTCAAGCAGCCTAAGCACTTCCAGAGTCTGGTACTTCTGCACTGGCCACTGAGCTACCTTGGCATGT TTTGGATCTTGCAGCCATTGGCCATTTACCTACTGTTTACATCCTGGTGGCCACTACCAGCCCTTTACTTTGTCTGGTTTCTCCTGGACTGGAAGACCCCAGAGCAAG GTGGAAGGAGATCGGCCTGGGTAAGGAACTGGTGTGTCTGGACCCACATCAGGGACTATTTTCCCATTTCC ATCCTGAAGACTAAAGAGCTATCACCAGAGCACAACTATCTCATGGGAGTTCACCCCCACGGCCTCTTGGCCTTCGGCGCCTTCTGTAACTTCTGCACTGAGGCCACAGGCTTCTTGAAGATCTTTCCAGGCATCACTCCCCATCTGGCCACGCTGTCCTGGTTCTTCAAGATCCCCTTTATTAGGGACTACCTCATGGCCAAAG GTGTGTGCTCCGTGAGTCAGCCAGCTATTGACTACCTGCTGAGCCATGGCACTGGCAACCTTGTGGGCATTGTAGTTGGAGGAGTGGGAGAGGCCCTGCAGAGTGTGCCCAACACCACCATGCTCATCCTGCAGAAGCGCAAGGGCTTTGTGCGCATGGCACTCCAGCACGG GGCTCATCTGGTCCCCACCTACACTTTTGGAGAAACTGAGGTGTATGATCAGGTGCTGTTCCATAAGGACAGCCGTATGTACAAGTTCCAGAGCTACTTCCGCCAGATTCTTGGTTTCTATTTTTGCATCTTCTATGGACGAGGCTTCCGCCAAGGCTCCACTGGGCTCCTGCCGTACCCGCTGCCTATCGTCACTGTGG TGGGGGAGCCTCTGCCTCTGCCCAAAATCGAAAAACCAAGCCAGGAGATGGTGGACAAATACCACGCCCTCTACAAGAAGGCCCTGACCAAACTGTTTGATCAGCACAAGACCCAGTATGGCTGCCCAGAGACCCAAAAGCTGCTTTTCCTGTGA